The Flavobacteriales bacterium genome includes the window AAAATACTGTTATTTCATCCTGACCGATACAACCGTTAGCGTCTGTAATAGTTAATGAGTAAGTACCTGCGGGAACTGATATTTCATCTATATCTTGACCAGAACTCCAAGAATAAGTTATGGGAGCTAATGCGTTTAATGATTGTATTTCAAGAACAGCATTTTCACCTTCACAAACTGATATATCATCTCCTAAATCAATTTCAACAGTATTTAGTTCATCGATATTGTAGGTGTCTGATAAAGTCACACAATTGATATCACTAGTCACTTCGACAGTGTATGAACCTTCTCCTACACTTACAGATTGTTCGGTAGAGCCATTACTCCACAAATATTGATAATCTCCTGGAACAGACATTTGAGCTGATAAAGTAACTTCAGTACCACAGGGTATTTCTATATTATTGGAGTTTTGACCTAAATTATTAAGAACTTCTAAGTATGGTGATGAAAAACTATTTTCTTCTAAGAAAACATAAGAAGATAGCCCACCATCTGAACCATCCGCAATAGCTAAGCGAATATGATAAGTTTCTCCACATTGTACTGCAGCTACGGCAGTTAGTGGAATTGTAAAGCCGTCAGCATCATCAACTGTTTCTAATCCCTGATTATTGATAAAATAATCCGGATTAACTGTTGCATTGACTGATGATATGGTTACTGGCAAGATTGTTCCAGCATCATCTTCAATTGTAGCAATGTTGATACTACCATTAGGAAAAGCAGCAGGACTTGCATAAGGACCAGTTATACCAGGGCCAGAAATGAAAAAGCCAAAAACGTCATTATACTGAGAATTCTCGAAAGCAAAATACTCTTGAGAACCAAAAACGTATCTAAAAGATACTGTATCACTACTAGGGACAAAATCAAATTCTAATACAGCAACATCATTAATATCTTGTACTATAAAATTTTGTCCAATCAATGCAGGGACGCTATTGGCAACATCCAATAAATCGGGGTCAGTAACTACAGGATCAACATTAATAAAATCTGCAAAACCTGTAAAAGTAGGATCAAGAATAGCAATGTCGCCAGTACTCATTACAATACCACTATTCAATCCTAAATTTGATGCAGAACCATCGAAAAAACCAATTTGAATAGAATCACCTTGATACTGATGATTAGAAGCTTCTACCCCATCACCTAGTAACACAGTATCAACTAAAAAAATTGGACTATCGTTTGGAACATCATTATCAACCGTTAATTGAGCCTGAACGGATAAAAATGAGAATACGAAAAATAATAAAAAATTAAACTTCATAATTAAACTTTAAATTGGTTAGGGTTAAGAAATGATTGAGTTATTTATTCAAACAATATCTTTTCCTTATAATTTTTTCCTTGTGATGAA containing:
- a CDS encoding choice-of-anchor L domain-containing protein, producing MKFNFLLFFVFSFLSVQAQLTVDNDVPNDSPIFLVDTVLLGDGVEASNHQYQGDSIQIGFFDGSASNLGLNSGIVMSTGDIAILDPTFTGFADFINVDPVVTDPDLLDVANSVPALIGQNFIVQDINDVAVLEFDFVPSSDTVSFRYVFGSQEYFAFENSQYNDVFGFFISGPGITGPYASPAAFPNGSINIATIEDDAGTILPVTISSVNATVNPDYFINNQGLETVDDADGFTIPLTAVAAVQCGETYHIRLAIADGSDGGLSSYVFLEENSFSSPYLEVLNNLGQNSNNIEIPCGTEVTLSAQMSVPGDYQYLWSNGSTEQSVSVGEGSYTVEVTSDINCVTLSDTYNIDELNTVEIDLGDDISVCEGENAVLEIQSLNALAPITYSWSSGQDIDEISVPAGTYSLTITDANGCIGQDEITVFSVDRPTADLNGGGAICEGQPFVLPLDVNLTGQAPFYISYTNGEQQFIDTAMFSNHTINATYTGNYSITSLTDNNCLGSSTGSALITYNTLPKSLITGGETMCDGDSTLIRIDVEADALPYNILLSNGNYSINFSSLMDNYMTTYVKEPASYVVNKVIDANGCQSIENEGVALVAFKDFKNPEITSHFDSIVCPVDSAFQLTTLTPNGLWTGKGMGLDNYFLPVKANMGTNWIYYSFPENCNETDSISVEIGCDLQIFIPNSFTPNGDDENESLVVKGTNILTFEMSIYNRWGELMFYTNDINNFWDGKYKNAVVPEGAYSYSYNAYGKDAQFINRMGVVNVLH